From a single Gimesia fumaroli genomic region:
- a CDS encoding Gfo/Idh/MocA family protein, which yields MTDLVRIGIIGAGAVSDYHHVPGINLDPRAELVSICDPNSELLAQRQTDWGKTKVTTKYEEIASDPEVDAVIIATPNFTHHEIALACIKGGKHVMCEKPLGLNYTESAEMFRAARDANLRHMTAFTYRFAPSMRYVKHLVESGALGVPRHFRSQRFLDWPESSWGWRQSKKLAGAGDLFDMTIHRIDFAQDLLGPIKSICGAVAQFVPRDKTADGEPCEPSEVDDWSSLIGQFENGAVGVWEGSTLMKGYHNDGFGYEWAEVNGSEGSAAYQLTDPNNILIGKPGQTMEKLPVPEEFLVIEGSLRKPNEGVPSTVFRYDLVYEFVSAIVEERDAVPGFDHGASAQLIADSVLESFDKRTWIDINCDL from the coding sequence ATGACAGATTTAGTACGTATCGGAATTATCGGTGCCGGCGCAGTCTCCGATTACCACCATGTTCCAGGCATCAATCTCGATCCGCGCGCCGAACTGGTCTCGATTTGTGACCCTAATTCTGAACTACTGGCACAACGCCAGACAGACTGGGGAAAAACCAAAGTCACGACGAAGTACGAAGAGATTGCCAGCGACCCCGAAGTCGATGCCGTGATCATTGCGACTCCGAATTTCACACACCACGAAATCGCGTTGGCCTGCATCAAAGGCGGCAAGCATGTCATGTGTGAAAAGCCGTTGGGCTTAAACTATACTGAATCAGCTGAAATGTTCCGCGCTGCCCGCGACGCCAACTTGCGACACATGACGGCGTTTACTTATCGCTTTGCCCCCTCGATGCGGTACGTGAAGCATCTGGTAGAATCCGGCGCACTCGGCGTTCCCCGGCACTTCCGCAGCCAGCGGTTTCTCGATTGGCCCGAGTCTAGTTGGGGCTGGCGTCAAAGTAAAAAACTGGCTGGTGCCGGCGATCTGTTTGACATGACCATTCACCGCATCGACTTTGCACAAGACCTGCTCGGTCCGATCAAAAGCATTTGTGGGGCGGTGGCGCAGTTTGTACCCCGGGATAAAACAGCAGACGGAGAGCCATGTGAACCATCGGAAGTCGACGACTGGTCTTCGCTCATCGGACAATTTGAAAACGGAGCTGTCGGCGTCTGGGAAGGTAGCACCCTGATGAAAGGTTATCACAACGACGGCTTTGGCTACGAGTGGGCTGAAGTCAACGGTTCCGAAGGCTCAGCTGCTTATCAGTTAACTGATCCCAACAACATCCTGATCGGAAAACCGGGCCAGACCATGGAAAAACTGCCCGTCCCGGAAGAGTTTCTGGTGATTGAAGGCAGCCTCCGAAAGCCAAACGAAGGCGTTCCCAGTACCGTCTTCCGCTATGATCTGGTCTATGAATTTGTCTCCGCTATCGTAGAAGAACGGGACGCGGTCCCCGGTTTTGACCACGGTGCCTCTGCCCAATTGATTGCCGACTCGGTACTCGAATCGTTTGACAAACGGACCTGGATCGACATCAACTGCGATTTATAA